One genomic window of Luteitalea pratensis includes the following:
- the gmk gene encoding guanylate kinase — translation MSSDGAPGGGQLFVVSAPSGTGKTTVVERLVQVVPDLTMSRSYTSRPARAGERDGVDYNFVSRATFEAMVARREFLEYADVFGNLYGTSRADAEGLMASGKDVVLVIDVQGAGQVRAAGIPLVTVFVLPPAFEVLEQRLRGRGKDSGDAIRRRLDTARVEVAAYEDYDYVVVNDDLDACVTAMRSIILAERVRRGRMRRKADVILKTFGVQPVV, via the coding sequence ATGTCGAGTGACGGCGCACCCGGCGGAGGCCAGCTGTTCGTCGTGTCGGCCCCCTCGGGGACCGGCAAGACGACGGTGGTCGAACGCCTGGTGCAGGTCGTGCCCGACCTGACGATGTCGCGCAGTTACACGTCCCGGCCGGCCCGGGCCGGCGAGCGCGACGGGGTAGACTATAATTTCGTGTCCCGCGCGACCTTCGAGGCCATGGTGGCCCGGAGGGAGTTCCTCGAGTATGCCGACGTCTTCGGTAACCTCTACGGGACCAGCCGAGCCGATGCCGAGGGCCTCATGGCCTCGGGCAAGGACGTCGTCCTCGTGATCGACGTCCAGGGAGCCGGGCAGGTCCGCGCGGCGGGTATCCCGCTCGTCACCGTGTTCGTGCTGCCGCCAGCGTTCGAGGTCCTCGAGCAACGTCTCCGTGGGCGCGGCAAGGACTCCGGCGATGCCATCCGCCGCCGGCTGGATACGGCGCGTGTGGAGGTGGCGGCCTACGAGGACTACGACTACGTGGTCGTCAACGACGACCTGGATGCGTGCGTCACCGCCATGCGCAGCATCATCCTGGCCGAGCGGGTGCGCCGCGGGCGCATGCGACGCAAGGCTGACGTGATTCTCAAGACGTTCGGCGTCCAGCCGGTCGTCTGA
- a CDS encoding YicC/YloC family endoribonuclease: MIVSMTGFAAATRESDDLAVNVTLRSVNHRHLDVQFRLPQSVQGLETAFRAAIQQRLARGRVELAMSVQERTEPVMVVEIDEALVQAVGNAVAKARESGLVEGPLLPGDMLRIPQVLKVREERQPVDTARLEEVVRAVLDEALLALNEMRQKEGQFLATEIEERRQAFVALVDALEEASREGAAGIQQRLLQRVAEIRLDPQLDETLVAQEVVKFVARSEIREELVRLRAHLGHWMDLVAGDEPVGRKLDFLLQEMNREVNTIGSKAEGARASALVVTAKAELEKMREQVQNVE; encoded by the coding sequence ATGATCGTATCGATGACCGGCTTTGCTGCCGCCACCCGCGAGAGTGACGACCTCGCCGTCAACGTCACGCTGCGCAGCGTGAACCATCGCCATCTCGACGTGCAGTTCCGGCTGCCGCAGTCGGTCCAGGGGCTCGAAACCGCCTTCCGCGCTGCCATCCAGCAACGGCTGGCCCGTGGCCGGGTCGAACTGGCGATGAGCGTGCAGGAGCGGACCGAGCCCGTGATGGTGGTCGAGATCGACGAGGCGCTGGTGCAGGCCGTCGGGAACGCGGTCGCGAAGGCGCGTGAGTCGGGCCTGGTAGAAGGGCCCCTGCTCCCCGGCGACATGTTGCGGATCCCGCAAGTGCTCAAGGTCCGGGAGGAGCGTCAGCCCGTCGATACTGCCCGCCTCGAGGAGGTGGTACGAGCGGTGCTCGACGAGGCACTGCTGGCCCTCAACGAGATGCGGCAGAAAGAAGGCCAATTCCTGGCCACCGAGATCGAGGAGCGGCGACAGGCGTTCGTCGCACTGGTGGACGCCCTCGAGGAGGCCAGCCGCGAGGGTGCGGCCGGGATTCAGCAGCGCTTGCTCCAGCGCGTCGCGGAAATCCGTCTCGACCCGCAGCTCGACGAGACCCTGGTCGCGCAGGAGGTGGTCAAGTTCGTCGCGCGCTCCGAAATTCGCGAGGAACTGGTGCGGTTGCGGGCGCACCTCGGGCATTGGATGGACCTGGTCGCTGGCGACGAACCGGTGGGCCGCAAGCTCGACTTTCTCCTGCAGGAGATGAACCGCGAGGTGAATACAATAGGCTCCAAGGCCGAGGGCGCCCGCGCGTCCGCCTTGGTCGTGACCGCCAAGGCCGAGCTCGAGAAGATGAGGGAGCAAGTCCAGAATGTCGAGTGA